GGTTATCTGCACAAAGAACGGGTTGGCCAAATCGCCCACCGTCACGCCGATGGATTTCAGATCTTTTGCCTGCGCAAACGGCGCGGAGGCAAGCAGTGCGCCTGCACAAAGCGCGGTAACTAATGGCTTCAAACGCATAGGGTAGTCCTCAAGGTAAAATGTTGTTGTTATGCACTTTGATGATGTCGGGTACGGTATTTGTCGATCAGAACCGCAATGATGATCACCGCCCCTTTGATCACCAGTTGCCAGAAGTACGAAACGCCCATCAGCGTCATGCCGTTATTCAGCGTGGCGATAATCAGCGCGCCCACCAGCGTGCCGGTGATCGTGCCGATCCCGCCGACAAAACTGGTGCCGCCGAGGATCACCGCCGCGATGGCGTCCAGCTCGTATCCCATGCCTAAATTGCCGTTAGCGCTGTAGAGCCGCGAGGCGCTCATCACGCCGCCCAGGCCAGACAGCAGGCCGCTCATGCCGTAGACAAACAGCAGCACCAGCCACACTTTGATGCCAGTCAGACGCGCCGCCTGCATGTTGCCGCCAACCGCATAGATATGAACGCCAAGCGTGGTGCGGCGCAAAATGAACCAGCAAATTGCGATCACTGCCAGGGCGATCACCACGAGCCACGGAATCGGGCCCAGATAGTTATTGCCGATCCATTCAAAACTGATATTGGAGTTAATCACCGTGGTGCCGTCGGCCAGCAGATAAGCCGCGCCGCGCAGCGCCGTATAGGTGCCGAGCGTGACGATAAACGGCGGCAACCCGGCAAACGCCACCAGTGCACCGTTGAACAGCCCTAACACCATGCCAAGCATTAACGCGGCCGGAATCGAGAGCATCGCGAATTCGGGGATCAGCGACACCACCATCGCGGCCACCGCCGTGGTGCCCAGAATGGACCCCACCGACAGGTCGATCCCGCCGGTCAAAATGATGAAGGTCATGCCCGCCGCCAGCACGATGTTAATCGAGGCCTGACGAGTGATATTCAGCAGGTTACTTTCGGTGAAGAAGTTAGGGGCGATAAAGCCAAATACCGCCACGATCAGAATCAAAATGGGTAAAATCCCGACCGTTTGCATCAGATCGCTCATCAGCATTTTTTTGGCGGAGGCCGATTTCGCCACCTGTTGCGGAGTAGGAGTTTGTGTCATGGTTGCACCGCCTGATGATGAGAGTCGTTCACGCCGGTTGCCAGCGTCATGATATTTTCCTGAGTAATGCTTTCGCCGTGCAGTTCGCCTGCGATGCTGCCTTCGCGCATCACGTAGACCCGGTCGCTCATGCCGACCACCTCCGGCAGCTCGCTGGAGATCATCAAAATCGCCACCCCTTTGCGCGCCATCTGGTTCATGATGCGGTAAATCTCACTTTTTGCGCCGACGTCCACGCCGCGCGTTGGCTCATCCAGAATCAAAATGCGCGGGCCAATCGCCACCCAGCGGGAGATCAGCAGTTTTTGCTGATTACCGCCCGATAATCCGCCCGCGCGCACCTGCGAATGCGGCACGCGGATGTTGAGCAGGGCGATGGCGTCATCGGAAATGGACTGCGCTTTTTTGCGGTTCAGCATGCCGAAGGAGGCGTCGCGCTCGAGCGTCGCCATGGTGATGTTTTCCTGCGCCGCCAGTTCCAGGAACAGCCCCTGCTCTTTGCGGTTCTCGGTCAAATAACCAATACCCTGATCGATGGCGGCGCGCGGGGAGTGAATCACCACCGGTTCGCCGTCGACCTCAATCATGCCGCCCGTGGCTTTACGTACGCCAAAAATCAGATGCGCCAGCTCGGAACGCCCGGCACCGACCAGCCCGGCCAGCCCGACGATTTCGCCGGAACGTACCTGCAGGCTGCACGGCTGGACTTTTTTGCCATCCGTCAGGTGGTGCACATTGAGACGCGGGCCGCCGAGCGGGATATCGCGCTCTTTGTTGAACAGATCGCTCAGCGGACGCCCCACCATCATGCGCACCAGCTCGGAGGCATTCAGTTTGTCGCGCGTCAGGCTGCCGACGTACTGCCCGTCGCGCAGTACGCTCACGCGGTCAGACAGCTCATACACCTCCGCCATGCGGTGGCTGATGTAGATAATCGCCATCCCTTCATCGCGCAGTCGCAAAATGAGTTCAAACAGGCGATGGGTTTCACGTGAGGAGAGGGCGGCGGTGGGTTCATCCATCACCAGCACGCGGCTTTTACGATGCAGCGCGCGGGCGATTTCCACCTGCTGCTGCTCCGCGATGGTGAGCTTCATGACTAAATCGGTGGATTTAAAATGCGCACCCAGCCGGTCGATTACCGTCTGCGCCTGCGCGGCCATCTCTTTACGCTGCACCAGCCCGCCGCGTGACAGCTCGCTGCCGAGGAAAATATTTTCCGCCACGGTGAGATTGGGCGCGAGCTGCATCTCCTGATAAATCAGCGTGATGCCCGCCGCCAGCGCGTCTTTTGGGCCTTTGATGGTGTAGGGCTGGCCGTCGATCAGAATTTCGCCGCTGGTGGCGGTATACGCTCCCGCGAGGATCTTCATCAGCGTGCTTTTGCCCGCGCCGTTTTCGCCCATTAACGCGTGTATCTCGCCGGGCCAGACCGTCAGATCCACACCCTTGAGCGCGTGGAAGTTGCCAAAGGTTTTGGCAATATTGCGCATCTCTAATACCGGGGTCCTGCTCATAGCGGATCTCCTGTGAAGGTCGATATCAGCAGTCCATCACATCCCGGTAAATGCAAAATGTCAGAAGCCGTTCATATTTGTCATAGTTATGAATAGTTAATGTGGATCACAGTTTAGGGCCGTGATGACCTTTTACCCTCACCCCAGCCCTCTCCCTAAGGGAGAGGGAGAAAACCACGCCCTTGTTCCTTTGGAGGAGTGTTATAGGGAAAAGAATGACATTACGCCTCGCCTCATGGTGCGAGGCTCTCCCTAAGGGAGAGGGAGAAAATCGCGCCCTCGGTCCTTTGGGGGAGTGTTGTAGGGAAAAGAATGACATTACGCCTCGCCTCATGGTGCGAGGCTCTCCCTAAGGGAGAGGGAGAAAACCACGCCCTTGTTCTTTTGGGGGAGTGTTGTAGGGAAAAGAATGACATTACGCCTCGCCTTATCGGGAGGCTTTGCTCTTCCCCTCTCCCCAATGGAGTGGAAAAATCATGTCCTCAGCCCTCTGTTCTTCCCCCTCTCCCTGTGGGAGAGGGTCGGGGTGAGGGCATCAAACCACACTGGAGCCAACAAACATGCCATCTCGCCGCCCGCCCTTTTTTGCCAGCGCCCGTGGCCGCCTGCTGATTTTTAATCTGCTGGTGGTAGCCGTGACGTTGATGGTCAGCGGCGTGGCGGTGCTCGGTTTTCGGCATGCCAGCCAGATACAGGAGCAGGTCCAGCAGCAAACGCTGAACGACATGACCGGCAGCATGAATCTGGCGCGCGACACCGCGAATGTGGCGACGGCGGCGGTGCGCTTGTCGCAGGTGGTGGGGGCGCTGGAGTACAAAAGCGAGGCGGATCGGCTCAAGCAAACGCAGATGGCGCTGCGCCACTCGCTGGAACAACTCGCCGATGCGCCGCTGGCGCAGCAGGAACCGGCTTTGGTGGCGCGAATTATTCGCCGCAGCAATGAATTACAGCAAAGCGTGACCGGGATGCTCGAGCGCGGACAGCGCCGCCATCTGGAACGCAACGAGCTGTTGAGCTCGCTCTATCAAAGCCAAAGCTTTTTGCGCCATTTGCAGGACATCAACCTTCGCGTTGGCGGCGATGTGCCGGATGCACAACTGCTTGGCGAGATGGACCGGCTGCTGATGGCCGCCATTGAAACCCCGTCACCGCGCGCCACTATCCAGCAACTGAATGCAGTGATGGCCTCTCTGCCGCAGTCGGTGATTGATTTTGTGCTGCCAGATTTCAACGCCGAGCTGCGCAAGCTCGCGCCGCTGTCAAAGCAGCTTGAAGAGAGCGATCTGGCGATCAGCTGGTACATGTTTCACATCAAAGCGCTGGTGGCGATTTTAAACAGCGATATCAATCAGTACGTGGCGCAGGTGGCGCAGGCGTCGGAATTACGCATCGCGCAGAGCCATAAAGAGCTGCGCTCGATCAGCGTGTTTATCAGCGTTTTTGCGCTGCTGGCGCTGATCATCACCGGCTGCGCATGCTGGTATATCTACCGCAATTTAGGTTCCAACCTCACGGCCATTTCCCGCGCCATGTCGCGGCTGGCGCACGGCGAGCCGGATGTGTCGGTGCCTGCGCTACAGCGGCGCGATGAGCTGGGCGAACTGGCGCGCGCGTTCAACGTGTTTGCCCGCAACACCGCCTCGCTTGAGCACACCACCCGGCTGCTGAAACAAAAAACCACGCAGATGGAAATCGACAGACTGGAGCGTCAGGGGCTGGAAGAAGCCCTGCTGCACAGCCAAAAAATGAAAGCCGTCGGCCAGCTCACGGGCGGGCTGGCGCATGATTTTAACAATCTGCTGGCGGTGATTATCGGCAGCCTTGAGCTGGCGAATCCCGACTCGCCGGACGCGCCGCGCATTACCCGTGCGCTCAAAGCCGCCGAGCGTGGGGCGTTGCTCACGCAGCGCCTGCTGGCCTTTTCACGCAAACAATCTCTGCATCCACACGCGGTCGAGATGAAGCCGCTGCTGGAAAATCTCGGCGAATTGATGTGCCACTCTTTGCCGGCCACCATCACGCTGGACATTGAGGCGCAGCACCCCGCATGGCCCGCGTGGATTGACGTCAGCCAGCTGGAAAACGCCATTATCAATCTGGTGATGAACGCCCGCGATGCGATGGAAGGCGAGGGCGGCATTATCAGGATCCGCACATGGAATCAGCGTGTTACCCGCAGCGATGGACGCCGACAGGATATGGTGGCGCTGGAAGTCATCGACCACGGCAGCGGCATGTCCCAGGAGGTGAAATCGCGGGTGTTTGAGCCGTTCTTCACCACCAAGCAGACCGGCAGCGGCAGCGGACTGGGCCTGTCGATGGTCTACGGATTCGTGCGCCAGTCAGGCGGGCGCGTGGAAATCGAAAGCGCGCCGGGGCAAGGCACGACCGTGCGGCTCCAGCTCCCGCGGTCATTGCAGCAGGTGATGATTGAGGATGAAACGCAGGCGGCAAGTGCGTCACCGCAAAGCGATCGGCTGGTGCTGGTGCTCGAGGATGAAGCCGACGTGCGTCAGACGCTGTGCGAGCAGTTGCATCAGCTTGGCTATTTAACCCTGGAAGCTGAAAACGGCGAACAGGCGCTGAAAATGCTGGGATCCTCGCCCGATATCGAAATTTTTATCAGCGACTTAATGCTGCCAGGCGGCATGAGCGGGGCGGAGGTGATTCACCACGTTCGCACGCATTTCCCGCTTCTTCCTGTGCTTCTGGTGAGCGGCCAGGATTTGCGTCCAACGCACAATCCACAGCTGCCGGATGTGGAGCTATTGCGCAAACCGTTCACGCGTGCGCAGCTGGCGCAGGCGCTGCGAAGAATTGCAAAAATGGAACATTAATTTAAGAATTTAACAAGGATATCAACGCAACGGAGAGTGCTAATCTGCGCAAAATTTAGCAGATTGGGATATAAAGGGAATTATGCCAGTACTGACGAGAGGGGACTCACATATGATCGTGATGCCTACAACTTACAGCCCAAAAACAGTCGCCCGCTCATTCAATATTGTTGAAGAACTTGAGCTTTCAGGGCGCGTGTTGAATGTAATTTATGACAGCCAGACGCCTCGGGCTGCCATTATCGACGCTGACATTGAAATGTTTGATGGTGTCCCCCGCCATCGCGTTGTGGCTGCGCTGGATTTGCAGCGTAAAACTCATTTAGGTAAAGATATTGTTGCCGTCGAACGCTGTTGGGAAGATGCAAATCTCATTCAGGTTGAGGGGATATGCGTTGATCCTGCCGAGCGTGACAAGGGGTTAGCGACGCGTCTTTATGAAGCGTTAATCCTGAAATGTGGCATTACGCTTGTCAGCGATTTTGAGCAATATGATGGCGGAAAAATGCTTTGGCAAAAGATTGCTCGTGAGTCTGACCAGATCGCGGTATTCGTATTGGACACTGAACAAAGTGCTTTCTGGCCTTATGATGGAAGTAAGGTGCTTTACGATGGTGGCTGTATCCCGGAGGAAAAAATATGGAGTATTTCACCCGATCAAAAATGCCATGGGATTGTTTTAGTCGCTGAGAATAAACAGCGAGCCAGTCAATTGATGGAAGACGCTACCCGCTCTCGAATTTGAGATTCCTCCGCTACTCCCGGTTTACGCCGTTGATTAACGTACAGCCAGCCCACCTGCGAGACTGGCATTATGAAAAAATACGCTTCTGCCCTGTTATTTGGTCTGCTGTCTCTAACCAGCCAGCTGGCACATGCCGACATTGTTGACGATGCTATCGGCAACATTCAGCAGGCGATTAACGACGCCTACACTCCCAGCAGCAATAGCCGCCGGGATGAAGATGATGATCGCTATGAAGACCGTCGTCGCAACGACAGCCGTCAGTATGACGACCGACGACGCCAGCTTGAAGACCGCCGCCGTCAGTTAGATGACAGACAGCGCCAGCTCGATCAGGACAGACGTCAGCTTGAAGACGATGAACAGCGGCTGGAAGACAATTACGATCGGTAGCCGTCGGCGAGAGTGAGTGCGTCGGATGATCCGCACTCATGCGCAGACCGCGAACGCTCAGGCTTTACTCTTTGACTTCGGCTTGCGCATTCTCTGTTGGGATTTTCACGAGGGCTGGACGCACATATTTTTTATCTCCGCGGCCAGGAAGATAAGGCACAAACCTGCCCATGATCAGCCCGGCCAACAGCCCGGGACCCGTTGCCATCCAGAAAATCACTGAATCGACAGAGCCTGAATAAATCAGCCCGTAAAGTGTGGCAATCACTGAACCCATTGCCCCGCAAGCGAGTGATCTGTGCCAGGCGTGCTGATAAATTTGCGGCGGAAGGCAGGCCGCAGCGATCCCGGTCAGCAGGGCAGAAACCCCTCCCAGAAACCACGTCACGGCCATAAAAAACGGAAAATTCAGGACGATTTGCAGCAAGAGGTTTTCCGCCGTGCGGTGATTGGTGAGCAGTTCGCCGGCGAAGGTAACAGGGACGCCGAGATGCGGTCCCAGT
This sequence is a window from Enterobacter sp. 638. Protein-coding genes within it:
- a CDS encoding ribose ABC transporter permease — protein: MTQTPTPQQVAKSASAKKMLMSDLMQTVGILPILILIVAVFGFIAPNFFTESNLLNITRQASINIVLAAGMTFIILTGGIDLSVGSILGTTAVAAMVVSLIPEFAMLSIPAALMLGMVLGLFNGALVAFAGLPPFIVTLGTYTALRGAAYLLADGTTVINSNISFEWIGNNYLGPIPWLVVIALAVIAICWFILRRTTLGVHIYAVGGNMQAARLTGIKVWLVLLFVYGMSGLLSGLGGVMSASRLYSANGNLGMGYELDAIAAVILGGTSFVGGIGTITGTLVGALIIATLNNGMTLMGVSYFWQLVIKGAVIIIAVLIDKYRTRHHQSA
- a CDS encoding sugar ABC transporter ATP-binding protein; this translates as MSRTPVLEMRNIAKTFGNFHALKGVDLTVWPGEIHALMGENGAGKSTLMKILAGAYTATSGEILIDGQPYTIKGPKDALAAGITLIYQEMQLAPNLTVAENIFLGSELSRGGLVQRKEMAAQAQTVIDRLGAHFKSTDLVMKLTIAEQQQVEIARALHRKSRVLVMDEPTAALSSRETHRLFELILRLRDEGMAIIYISHRMAEVYELSDRVSVLRDGQYVGSLTRDKLNASELVRMMVGRPLSDLFNKERDIPLGGPRLNVHHLTDGKKVQPCSLQVRSGEIVGLAGLVGAGRSELAHLIFGVRKATGGMIEVDGEPVVIHSPRAAIDQGIGYLTENRKEQGLFLELAAQENITMATLERDASFGMLNRKKAQSISDDAIALLNIRVPHSQVRAGGLSGGNQQKLLISRWVAIGPRILILDEPTRGVDVGAKSEIYRIMNQMARKGVAILMISSELPEVVGMSDRVYVMREGSIAGELHGESITQENIMTLATGVNDSHHQAVQP
- a CDS encoding ATP-binding protein, producing the protein MPSRRPPFFASARGRLLIFNLLVVAVTLMVSGVAVLGFRHASQIQEQVQQQTLNDMTGSMNLARDTANVATAAVRLSQVVGALEYKSEADRLKQTQMALRHSLEQLADAPLAQQEPALVARIIRRSNELQQSVTGMLERGQRRHLERNELLSSLYQSQSFLRHLQDINLRVGGDVPDAQLLGEMDRLLMAAIETPSPRATIQQLNAVMASLPQSVIDFVLPDFNAELRKLAPLSKQLEESDLAISWYMFHIKALVAILNSDINQYVAQVAQASELRIAQSHKELRSISVFISVFALLALIITGCACWYIYRNLGSNLTAISRAMSRLAHGEPDVSVPALQRRDELGELARAFNVFARNTASLEHTTRLLKQKTTQMEIDRLERQGLEEALLHSQKMKAVGQLTGGLAHDFNNLLAVIIGSLELANPDSPDAPRITRALKAAERGALLTQRLLAFSRKQSLHPHAVEMKPLLENLGELMCHSLPATITLDIEAQHPAWPAWIDVSQLENAIINLVMNARDAMEGEGGIIRIRTWNQRVTRSDGRRQDMVALEVIDHGSGMSQEVKSRVFEPFFTTKQTGSGSGLGLSMVYGFVRQSGGRVEIESAPGQGTTVRLQLPRSLQQVMIEDETQAASASPQSDRLVLVLEDEADVRQTLCEQLHQLGYLTLEAENGEQALKMLGSSPDIEIFISDLMLPGGMSGAEVIHHVRTHFPLLPVLLVSGQDLRPTHNPQLPDVELLRKPFTRAQLAQALRRIAKMEH
- a CDS encoding GNAT family N-acetyltransferase → MIVMPTTYSPKTVARSFNIVEELELSGRVLNVIYDSQTPRAAIIDADIEMFDGVPRHRVVAALDLQRKTHLGKDIVAVERCWEDANLIQVEGICVDPAERDKGLATRLYEALILKCGITLVSDFEQYDGGKMLWQKIARESDQIAVFVLDTEQSAFWPYDGSKVLYDGGCIPEEKIWSISPDQKCHGIVLVAENKQRASQLMEDATRSRI
- the yjdP gene encoding DDRRRQL repeat protein YjdP, coding for MKKYASALLFGLLSLTSQLAHADIVDDAIGNIQQAINDAYTPSSNSRRDEDDDRYEDRRRNDSRQYDDRRRQLEDRRRQLDDRQRQLDQDRRQLEDDEQRLEDNYDR